The Oncorhynchus gorbuscha isolate QuinsamMale2020 ecotype Even-year linkage group LG04, OgorEven_v1.0, whole genome shotgun sequence genome includes the window CCTCGACGTTGATCTTCTTGTGAAAAATAGCCGGCGACACGGCCAAGCACTTGTCCGACACTTTTGCCTTTTCCGATTTCTTCACAGTTTTCCAAACCTGGAACCTGGCTGCCTTGAATATCCGCCCGTAGAGGACCAGCATGAGGATAAGCGGGATGTAAAAAGCTCCGAACGTGGAGTAGATGGTGTAGCCCGGGTCCTGGCTGATGGTGCAGGCGTCCGGGTTCGCCCTGTCCTCGGCTTTCCTCCAGCCTAGCATGGGCGGGATGGAGATTGAGAACCCAATCAGCCAAGTCACGCTGATCAGCAGCACCGCTCGCCTGGGTGTCCGTTTGTTCACATAGTCTATGGGGTCTGTGATAGCCCAGTACCTGTCCAGGGCAATTGCGCACAGATGCAAAATGGACGACGTGCAGCACAACACGTCCAGAGAGATGAAAATATCACAGATCTCCTGTCCCAGAGTCCATTTGTTCAGGACTTGGTAGAGGGCCGCCATGGGTAGTACCAGAACTGATACCATGAGGTCCGTGACGGCTAACGAGCCGATCAGATAGTTGGCCACGTTCTGGAGAGACCTCTCCAGCGCGATGGCCGCGACAACGCACGCGTTGCCGAATATGGAACAGAGGATGAGCGCGCCGAGCAGCAAAGAGGTGATCACCTGGTAACTCAGCTCTACCTCGGGAACAATTCTAGACCCCTTTTCTTTGACATTGTCACCCCACTCTGGAATGACATCCACAACATCGGGAAAGGCTGTGGTCGTATTGTTATTTTCACTGCCGTTATTGATAAAATCCATAGTTCTTCAGGGTCCGAGACACACACGGCGCGCCCGGTAGGATAGGACAGGGGAGCCAAAGGGGGGAATCTGGAGGCTCGGTCAGTCCCTCGTGCTGCAGCCGGTGTGGGTACTAACGGGGTCCATCGGAGTTCCCGTGCCCGTTCCTTCATTCCGGCGACGCATGACGcagattgctgtgtgtgtgtgagagtgtgtgtgtgtgtgtgtgtctgcatgtgtgtgttgacGGCCGGGGCGCTCACTGGTCCTTCAAATCATCTGCGCCTGGTGACGCCGTGAATTCATTTATACCAGCAGCGGGTAGGTGTACGTCAGACTGCCATGAGGTCGCCGCGGAGATTTGTTGCCCTGCTCTCACTGGCAGTGTTTCGTCTCCGTGGTAGCAGACGACAGATAAAAAGCAGAGCTTCTCCCctggtttccttcctcttctgTTTCATTTTCGACTTGTGTATCTTCTTTTTGAACCTTTTCTCATAGCCTTTCGATTCTTATCTACCTCTGTAGCCTCATCAAATTATGCAAGCAACTAAAGCCGTTTTCTGCATTAAGGAGTAACTATTTCTGCATTACAAGTAACTTGTTTTTTGTCGattgattttttatttaattgaaTCCAAACTGAAAATGCGTTTAATCTCATCGGACATTGGATAGAGGGGGAGTAATTCTCTTCAACAGATGACATCAAAAGAAAAATAAGACAGATTTATCTGGAACATTCCACAATGTGATATATAATAATTGAAGTATAAATGGTATTTAATTCATAATATATGTCATTTTTAATAGTGTGATTGAAAAAATTTGGCCCATCCTCAAAATGAGTGGACCGGACCGCGTGGTGTTTCAAAGACCATGGACAGCTCCATGCACGAGTCCAGAACAGAAATCTGCTGCCATCTGCTGCAAGGAAGGAGAACTATGCCAGAGCTCAGTGTGGTTTCTAAAGCACTATtgaggaaagagtgagagagagagagagagagagagagagagagagagagagagagagagagagagagagagagagagagaactcgcTCACGCGCTTTTCTTAAAATCCCATGCTTTCTTTAGCCAAGGTCATGTAACAAACCAACACCCACATATGAGTTTTCATGTTTCCAAACGTACTCAATAGCCTATTAAACCAATGATAGACCTGGAATCGATTTGTTTTCAACAGTGTTATATTAGCCTGTTATATTACTTATGATTTCCATACCCGTGTTCTGCTTAAACATAAATACTGAAGTAAGATGAACATTTCACACCTTCTGAACACGCAAGCTTTTCTTTTGAATGTTCTCTATCCTGTCATTTCTCTGTCGTGGGAGTCATCTTCACTGTCTGTTGCCGATAGGCTAAATGCCTACATGCTGCGCATAGATGGGATCGTATGAGTGTCAAGTGGTAAATCCCATAGAAACAAGTAATAATAGGCCTACATTTAGTTATCATTGTGTAATTACCATTTCACCATGCCGTTAGGTAGGCCTACATAATGTCTATACCGTAAAATAAAGTCCTGCCCAACACGTGGACTTTGTGTACGTTACACTATGAACGATTCTGATTCTGTTTCCCACCAACGGACTAGTGGTGGCATGTGGTAGGCCCTCTACCCTGGTAGCCTTTGCATTTTACATCGTGGAGGATTTGCTGCACAGGAACTGGCTGGGCTATTCTCTCACAGATTGAATGGGCCTCTCACTCATTGCTTTTACATGTACTACAAAAAATATAACCATTTTAAATTGCACCTTCTAATTTATGATTATAATATTGACAATTTTCATTTTCAGTTTCCCAAACAAACACCTTGACTGCCCACCACACACTAAATGCTATTTAAAGAAATGTTGTCTCTTATTCCCCCCTCAAAAGTTATAAGATCACCAGTTACTCATTGATTAAAGTATTTATGGTAATGCAACATGAATCACTACGATTAAAATACACAAGTTAATGTACTCATCCATTTATTGTTTCTGCCTTGTTGAAATTCCACTGAAATGTACttacgcacacacgcatgcatgcacacacacgcacacgcacacacacacacacacacacacacacacacacacacacacacacacacacacacacacacacacacacacacacacacacacacacacacacacacacacacacacacacacacacacacacacacacacacacacacacacgcacacacacaccctgctgatTAACCAGAAAGTGAAAGAGCTGACCAAGTTTGTTGAAAACAAAAACTCTGGTTATTTTGCCTTCTGTTTTTGTGTTCAATGGCTGCATTGTTGTGCTGTGTGGCTGCATGTTTTTCTATAGGCCCCGCAGGACAATTGGGAGACTGAATGCACCCATATTGTGCTGGGGCTCACCAGGGGGGCTATAGCTTTGTCAACAGTGCAGTATGTCCCAGGGGGTCACCAGAGTAGGGCAGGtggctgctctgctctgctcaaatCTGTGAACATCTGGGGGTCGAAGGTGTGCTCGAACGCTCCCCTGAGCCCTGAGAGAGCTATAGGCCCGGGCATCCAGAACCACCAACGACCAGaccagggagagggacagagagtaatatcaactggagaaagagagagagagagggagagaggaccagagagataGGTGGCCATCTGGAGTGATTGGATTAGAAGAGAGGGTAGTCTGGGTGGGCATATACCAGGTGTACTGGTGAGGGCTGAGAGAGCTGGGTCATGTGCTCGCGTGTGGGAGCCACTAGACTTTATGGTGCTGCTGCTGGTGATGacgtgggtggtggtggtagtggagaaGACAGTGATGGTGAGCTGGGGTGTGTGGCTGAAGCCCTGTGTCTAGAGGTCAGGCCTCGGTTAAGGTACGTAGATCCAGGTGGACCAGAGAGCGAGGCTCGCTCAGCCGGGGTGGAGCAGATAGCAAGGCCGACGCTACCTGGGAGAAAGGCACATCGAACGGCTCGTAGTGAGgactacagagagatggacagagagagagcaggagagaggaatagaggctgtgatagggagagggacagagaacaagGAACtgcagaagatagaaacagagagagagagagggacagagataaagagagtgcaggtgagagaaatagagaccatgagagggacagggacagagaaagag containing:
- the htr1aa gene encoding 5-hydroxytryptamine (serotonin) receptor 1A a; the encoded protein is MDFINNGSENNNTTTAFPDVVDVIPEWGDNVKEKGSRIVPEVELSYQVITSLLLGALILCSIFGNACVVAAIALERSLQNVANYLIGSLAVTDLMVSVLVLPMAALYQVLNKWTLGQEICDIFISLDVLCCTSSILHLCAIALDRYWAITDPIDYVNKRTPRRAVLLISVTWLIGFSISIPPMLGWRKAEDRANPDACTISQDPGYTIYSTFGAFYIPLILMLVLYGRIFKAARFQVWKTVKKSEKAKVSDKCLAVSPAIFHKKINVEAGGKNWKHSVEPTSKPSCVNGAVNHGENCESLEIIEVTNNSKNHLSLPNTPQSSQEVENRNEKNAEAKRKIALARERKTVKTLGIIMGTFIFCWLPFFIVALVLPFCADSCYMPEWLGAVINWLGYSNSLLNPIIYAYFNKDIQSAFKKILKCKFHRQ